The following are encoded in a window of Psilocybe cubensis strain MGC-MH-2018 chromosome 4, whole genome shotgun sequence genomic DNA:
- a CDS encoding RNA polymerase II holoenzyme cyclin-like subunit → MATDFWASSHYKRWLVDRATLNQARLEDLHYVEDPEHLDYLAIYFANVITKLGKKLQFRQRTIATAIVFFRRFYLKNSYCETDPFTVIAACCYLAAKAEESPVHIKVIVTESRSLFSQDIYASKSFILDNGKVAEMEFYLVDDLECDLVVFHPYRTLLSLCKKEPNGEMSSEEGEADDAGVGIGFDDGPRYWGTGEGQLGLTPVAFQTAWSIINDTYRSQLCLLYPPHLIAIAAIYLTFILHPPTRHAIKHENSTGPSRIPELPAPRRSSRQAHHTMAQPASPKKPQDPITFLSELNVSLPLVATIAQEIISLYTLWDQYKDDGSPDATKAARELTNSPSPLKRSGSAHASVSGVGTPGTDEVPDPEGNYITTAFLSGVVQRIREFRLMDVTPMGRPVAVNKRLERTQAVG, encoded by the exons atGGCGACAGACTTTTGGGCGAGCTCTCATTA TAAACGCTGGTTAGTTGACCGCGCTACTCTGAATCAGGCAAGGCTAGAAGATCTGCATTATGTGGAAGATCCAGAGCACCTGGACTATCTGGCAATATACTTTGCAAATG TGATAACAAAATTGGGCAAGAAGTTACAATTTCGCCAAAGGACTATTGCAACGGCTATCGTTTTCTTTCGAAGATTTTATCTGAAGAACTCGTACTGTGAGACTGACCCTTTTACGGTCATCGCGGCGTGCTGTTATCTTGCTGCGAAGGCGGAAGAGTCGCCCGTTCACATCAAAGTTATTGTTACAGAATCACGATCACTGTTCAGTC AAGACATATATGCTTCCAAGTCGTTCATATTAGATAATGGGAAAGTTGCAGAGATGGAGTTTTATTTGGTCGATGACCTGGAATGCGACTTGGTTGTATTTCATCCCTATCGTACTCTCCTTTCGCTCTGCAAGAAAGAACCAAATGGTGAAATGTCTTctgaagaaggagaagcagaCGACGCTGGAGTTGGAATTGGTTTTGACGATGGTCCTCGATATTGGGGCACTGGAGAGGGTCAGCTGGGACTTACACCTGTCGCATTCCAAACCGCATG GTCCATCATAAATGATACCTACAGATCTCAATTATGCCTTTTATATCCCCCTCACCTCATTGCGATCGCAGCTATATATTTGACCTTTATTCTTCACCCTCCCACCCGACACGCGATCAAACACGAAAATTCAACAGGCCCATCTAGGATTCCCGAATTGCCCGCTCCCAGGCGCTCTTCACGTCAAGCTCATCATACCATGGCCCAACCTGCTTCTCCAAAGAAACCACAAGACCCCATCACATTTCTTTCCGAGCTCAACGTATCTCTCCCCCTTGTCGCGACCATTGCGCAAGAAATCATATCCTTATATACACTATGGGACCAGTACAAAGATGATGGATCCCCTGATGCGACTAAAGCCGCTCGCGAACTGACGAATTCTCCGAGCCCGCTAAAGAGGTCGGGAAGCGCTCACGCAAGTGTTAGTGGTGTTGGAACACCAGGTACAGATGAGGTCCCAGACCCAGAGGGAAACTATATAACTACAGCATTTCTGTCTGGCGTTGTTCAGCGTATACGTGAGTTTCGCTTGATGGATGTCACGCCTATGGGCAGGCCGGTCGCCGTGAACAAGAGACTTGAGCGAACACAGGCTGTAGGGTAA
- a CDS encoding Lipase 4, whose protein sequence is MLGSTNVTGIDIGPVSKFLGIPFASAPRFNLPVPLQSYNGPIDATKYGPACIQQSMPIISTDFETAEESYGFLAGSEVHNEGIGNFGLYDQRVALKWIQTYIHAFGGDSTRVTILGQSAGAISASLQMLAFGGDTQGLFHGAFMQSGAPVPVDSMLNGQGVYDLISSKTGCDKTLDSLKCLREIPLEQLKSAVDASPNFVGPEGLHLAWPPRADGIFLQEAPMKQILAGKVSSIPIVSGMSGGPVHKEFTLISGLGNCDDEGTGFSISPLLAIHVLTEDSYRGWIRDVWLPNATEDELSKLWDYYPADPTQGSPFDTGLNNTIYTNYKRVSAFQGDIVFQAPRRFMLKHIASKQKVWSYLSKRLKLSGPLGSDHGSDLRVNLTDPYVISFVNTLNPNVDGTTAWPEYTNDTPNMLTFYDDPLPSPNVTQDTYRLLPMEYLSNLSLAYPI, encoded by the exons ATGCTGGGGTCTACCAACGTTACTGGAATAGATATCGGCCCCGTATCCAAATTTTTAGGTATCCCTTTCGCTTCAGCCCC GCGCTTCAATTTACCTGTACCATTGCAATCCTACAATGGACCCATTGACGCGACGAAATATGGCCCCGCTTGCATCCAACAATCCATGCCAATTATTTCTACTGATTTCGAAACTGCCGAGGAAT CCTATGGCTTCTTGGCGGGATCAGAGGTTCATAACGAGGGTATTGGCAACTTTGGCCTCTATGATC AGCGTGTTGCTTTGAAATGGATCCAGACCTACATACATGCATTTGGCGGCGATAGCACTCGGGTTACTAT ttTAGGACAATCTGCGGGTGCTATATCTGCGTCACTTCAGATGCTTGCCTTCGGCGGTGATACCCAGGGTCTGTTCCATGGTGCTTTTATGCAATCAGGAGCTCCGGTACCTGTGGATAGCATGTTGAACGGTCAA GGTGTCTATGACTTGATTTCTTCCAAAACAGGTTGCGACAAGACACTTGATAGCTTGAAATGCCTCCGGGAGATACCGCTCGAACAGTTGAAATCGGCTGTTGATGCTTCTCCGAACTTTGTTGGACCTGAG GGACTGCACTTGGCATGGCCTCCTCGAGCAGATGGCATATTTCTTCAAGAGGCTCCTATGAAACAAATTTTAGCTGGAAAAGTCTCATCCATTCCTATCGTGTCAGGTATGTCTGGTGGACCAGTTCATAAAGAATTTACGCTGATCTCAGGCCTAGGTAATTGCGACGATGAAGGTACTGGCTTCTCGATATCGCCGCTCTTGGCTATCCATGTACT TACGGAGGACTCTTACCGAGGTTGGATTCGCGACGTCTGGTTGCCGAATGCCACTGAGGACGAACTCTCGAAGCTCTGGGACTATTATCCAGCAGACCCAACACAAGGATCTCCCTTTGATACAGGTCTCAATAACACCATCTACACAAATTACAAGCGGGTATCAGCATTCCAAGGAGATATAGTTTTCCAGGCACCTAGAAGGTTTATGCTCAAGCATATTGCTTCAAAGCAGAAAGTCTGGAGTTACT TGTCCAAACGGTTGAAATTATCAGGACCACTTGGATCG GACCACGGATCCGATCTTCGAGTCAACCTTACGGACCCATACGTAATCAGTTTTGTCAACACGTTGAACCCAAACGTCGATGGTACTACAGCATGGCCCGAATATACAAATGACACTCCCAACATGTTAACTTTTTACGACGATCCACTTCCTTCGCCAAACGTAACCCAGGACACATATAGGCTCCTTCCGATGGAATATCTGTCCAATCTCTCTCTGGCCTATCCCATTTGA
- a CDS encoding Deoxynucleoside triphosphate triphosphohydrolase SAMHD1-like protein (Deoxynucleoside triphosphate triphosphohydrolase SAMHD1 homolog), with product MFDSLIKNNKINMSLEDQNFVKALIAGDHTRTPHEKKFLFDIIANKTNGLDVDKLDYLCRDTAVLNMRMMVSLMSLHRLLSGARVDPQTGHICYIDKDILTVETFFLHRRYLHNNLYNHKTVTAIGYMIGDAFIAADNYMKLSEAIYDPERYITLDDHIMKQIKESDCPELAESRKILERITSRDLYRKAGSRMIRCSDFPRIRAYVTPDRIAEATILCSEKMDSKDQEIASVLQPSDIIVHFSSRHFGMGEQNPMDILKFYSRDNLNDFHSARSTGQYDPQEPVCQHFLLVFVKQEKFLEVVKAGYKQIEENFIEHKVAESSPPAIDSA from the exons ATGTTCGATTCACTCATTAAAAATAACAAGATTAATATGAGTCTGGAGGATCAAAACTTCGTCAAGGCTCTTATAGCAGGCGACCATACCCGAAC ACCCCATGAAAAAAAGTTTTTGTTTGATATTATTGCAAATAAGACGAATGGTCTCGACGTCGACAA GCTTGATTATCTTTGTCGTGATACTGCAGTACTCAATATGCGAATGATGGTCTCACTCATGTCACTGCATAG GTTATTATCGGGCGCCAGGGTGGATCCTCAAACAGGTCATATATGCTATATCGACAAGGATATACTAACAGTCGAAACGTTTTTCCTGCATCGTCGTTACTTGCACAACAATCTATACAACCACAAGACAG TCACGGCCATTGGTTACATGATAGGGGATGCTTTCATCGCAGCGGACAATTATATGAAGCTTTCAGAGGCTATCTATGACCCTGAACGATACATCACATTGGATGACCACATCATGAAACAAATTAAAGAATCTGATTGTCCA GAATTGGCAGAGTCTCGAAAAATTCTCGAACGGATTACCTCAAGGGATCTTTACAGAAAGGCCGGTTCAAGAATGATCCGGTGCTCTGACTTTCCACGAATTCGAGCCTATGTCACTCCCGATAGAATTGCGGAGGCAACCATCCTATGCTCAGAAAAGATGGATTCCAAGGATCAGGAAATTGCATCTGTCCTCCAACCATCGGACATCATTGttcatttctcttcaagaCACTTTGGCATGGGGGAACAAAACCCAATGGATATACTGAAATTCTACAGCCGGGACAACTTGAATG ATTTTCATAGTGCACGGTCTACTGGCCAATACGATCCTCAAGAACCTGTTTGCCAACATTTTCTTCTAGTTTTTGTGAAACAGGAGAAGTTTCTGGAGGTCGTGAAGGCGGGATATAAACAAATAGAAGAAAACTTTATTGAGCACAAAGTCGCCGAATCCAGCCCACCTGCCATTGACAGTGCTTAA
- a CDS encoding Deoxynucleoside triphosphate triphosphohydrolase SAMHD1: MARSSSPEFDDEADHSDDEEINIDRLIKDPIHDHIPISPTLSRFIDTRQFQRLRSIKQLGTTSYVWPGASHSRFEHCIGVAYLARLMASHLKNNQPKLKITDRDVDCVEIAGLCHDLGHGPWSHVWDGMFYTGRLERKGKNEIPMPVEDQAFVKALIAGDHSRTPSEKPFLFDIVANKRNGLDVDKLDYITRDSHMIGDPISFSLVRLVHSARVIGDEITYEIKNANHIYEICYNRFKLHKTVYNHKSAKAIEYMIIDALLLANEVLHFAEDVFNAERYIYLTDEIMSRIEASTDERLKDAQAIFLRIRRRELYRNVDFKVIEWHMRDVFKKHVTAERIVEAARKLVLDQSISGAPGLERSDSSSTISSLEEAEALRAEDVIVDFSAMHYGMKEKNPMDFIKFYTKRKLNECMNADNGVYSNLMPPVFAEVVLRVYTKKQKFYGLVQAGYRAILAELQATSSPSGTQLNQSAGILAVADPRALTPPITEAPLHTKNPCLEIQASPSDLEPLHFQIITLRRPTQNSKKIKGRKRSREDMILTNSSTANKKRKAS, from the exons ATGGCAAGGTCCTCTTCTCCGGAATTCGACGATGAGGCGGACCACTCTGATGACGAAGAGATTAACATTGATCGCCTAATCAAGGATCCCATTCACGACCATA TACCCATATCGCCAACTTTGTCGCGTTTTATTGATAC GAGGCAATTCCAGAGATTGCGGAGCATTAAACAACTCGGGACAACTAGTTATGTTTGGCCAGGGGCATCGCACTCGCGATTCGAGCATTGTATAG GTGTCGCTTATCTCGCCCGACTGATGGCGTCGCATCTGAAGAACAATCAACCGAAGCTGAAAATTACGGATCGAGATGTTGATTGCGTCGAGATCGCTGGCCTTTGCCACGACCTTGGTCATGGTCCTTGGAGCCACGTCTGGGATGGGATGTTTTATACCGGTCGCCTT gaaaggaaagga AAAAACGAGATCCCTATGCCCGTCGAAGATCAGGCTTTTGTGAAGGCATTGATTGCAGGAGACCATTCTAGAAC TCCGTCTGAAAAGCCATTTCTCTTCGACATTGTTGCAAACAAACGGAATGGCCTTGATGTTGACAA ACTCGACTACATTACGCGTGACAGCCACATGATTGGTGATCcaatctctttctctcttgtTCG TCTCGTCCATTCTGCGAGAGTGATTGGGGATGAAATAACGTATGAGATTAAAAATGCCAATCACATATACGAAATCTGCTACAATCGATTCAAACTACATAAAACAGTCTACAACCATAAATCAG CAAAGGCCATCGAATATATGATCATCGATGCACTTTTGTTGGCCAATGAAGTTTTGCACTTTGCAGAAGATGTCTTCAACGCCGAAAGATATATTTATCTCACCGACGAAATTATGTCCCGCATTGAAGCCTCTACTGACGAA AGGCTCAAAGATGCACAGGCGATTTTCCTACGGATTCGGCGTCGCGAACTTTACAGAAACGTGGATTTCAAAGTGATTGAGTGGCATATGCGCGATGTCTTCAAGAAACATGTCACTGCGGAAAGGATCGTCGAAGCTGCTCGAAAGTTGGTGCTTGACCAGTCAATCTCGGGTGCGCCTGGCTTGGAGAGATCGGACTCTTCTTCTACGATATCCAGTTTGGAAGAAGCCGAGGCCCTCAGAGCCGAAGACGTTATCGTCGACTTCTCAGCGATGCATTACGGGATGAAAGAGAAGAACCCAATGGATTTTATCAAATTCTACACAAAGCGGAAGCTTAATG AGTGTATGAATGCGGACAACGGCGTGTATTCCAACCTGATGCCACCTGTCTTCGCTGAAGTCGTCCTGCGTGTCTACACCAAGAAGCAAAAGTTCTATGGTCTCGTCCAAGCCGGATATCGCGCTATACTCGCCGAACTTCAGGCTACAAGTAGTCCTTCGGGTACCCAACTCAATCAGTCGGCCGGTATATTGGCTGTCGCGGACCCAAGAGCCCTCACTCCACCTATCACTGAAGCCCCCCTCCACACCAAAAACCCATGTCTCGAAATTCAAGCTTCACCTTCGGATCTGGAACCACTCCATTTTCAAATAATCACTTTACGACG TCCAACCCAGAACAGCAAGAAAATCAAGGGACGTAAGCGATCAAGGGAGGATATGATTTTGACCAATTCCAGCACTGCCAACAAGAAACGAAAGGCATCATAA